A genome region from Clostridiales bacterium includes the following:
- a CDS encoding AAA family ATPase, with amino-acid sequence MAKPYLLVVTGRPGSGKTTFAKELGEKFFMPVISRDQIKEGYVHTFGKPHRELPDDTNKIATDIFFNIIKNMLANNVSLIAEAAFQHKVWSTMLERYKSIARIYILICKVDSKVALERFIRRGLDNPLREYFHGDKGVDLARQGIELSVSPYDELRFDAPTFYIDTSGEYTPSIKELGSKIPGLAEIP; translated from the coding sequence ATGGCAAAGCCATATTTATTGGTGGTTACAGGCAGGCCGGGTTCAGGGAAAACAACGTTTGCTAAGGAGCTTGGAGAAAAATTTTTCATGCCGGTAATAAGCCGCGATCAAATCAAAGAAGGATATGTGCACACCTTCGGGAAACCGCATAGGGAGCTTCCTGATGATACCAACAAAATAGCTACGGATATTTTTTTTAATATAATCAAGAATATGCTGGCCAATAATGTATCACTGATCGCAGAGGCTGCATTCCAGCATAAAGTTTGGTCGACAATGCTTGAGAGATACAAGAGCATAGCCAGAATATATATTTTGATATGCAAAGTTGACAGCAAGGTCGCACTGGAAAGGTTTATAAGGCGCGGACTGGATAATCCATTAAGGGAGTATTTCCATGGAGACAAAGGGGTAGACCTTGCCAGGCAGGGAATTGAACTTAGCGTAAGCCCTTACGACGAACTCCGATTCGATGCGCCTACATTCTATATTGATACTTCAGGTGAATATACACCGTCAATCAAAGAACTTGGAAGCAAGATCCCCGGGCTTGCAGAAATACCGTAA
- a CDS encoding heavy-metal-associated domain-containing protein, whose product MTNKTYQLETVSCPSCIAKIESALKKTAGVQKSEVFFNTSRVKVEFDEGRVSSQEIKDRIEKLGYKVLSEK is encoded by the coding sequence ATGACAAACAAAACATATCAGTTGGAGACGGTATCCTGTCCGAGCTGCATCGCTAAAATCGAGAGTGCGCTGAAAAAGACGGCTGGGGTCCAAAAATCGGAGGTATTTTTTAATACCTCAAGGGTTAAGGTTGAATTCGATGAGGGCAGGGTTTCATCGCAGGAGATCAAAGACAGGATTGAAAAACTTGGCTATAAAGTCCTGTCGGAAAAATAA